Proteins encoded within one genomic window of Formosa agariphila KMM 3901:
- a CDS encoding bifunctional aconitate hydratase 2/2-methylisocitrate dehydratase → MNTYNDYIKEIEERKAQGLHPKPIDGAELLSEIIAQIKDLDNEYREDSLNFFIYNVLPGTTSAAGVKAKFLKEIILGETAVKEITPAFALEQLSHMKGGPSIEVLLDLALGSDEAIAKDAAAVLKTQVFLYEADTARIEKAYNEGSAIAKDLLESYAKAEFFTKLPEIDEKIDVVTFIAGVGDISTDLLSPGGDAHSRSDRELHGQCLFEHNKEQQAELKALQAQHPDKRVMLIAEKGTMGVGSSRMSGVNNVALWTGIKASPYVPFINIAPVIAGTNGISPIFLTTVGVTGGIGLDLKNWVQQKDADGNTIRDEEGEPILKEEYSVATGTVLTINTKEKKLYNGDTVLKDISAAFTPQKMEFMKAGGSYAVVFGKKLQTIASKILGIDIVPVYATSKEISIEGQGLTAVEKIFNKNAVGTTPGKVLHAGSDVRVEVNIVGSQDTTGLMTSQELEMMAATVISPIVDGAYQSGCHTASVWDNKSKANIPRLMSFMNDFGLITGRDPKGKYFPMTDVIHKVLNDITVGDWDIIIGGDSHTRMSKGVAFGADSGTVALALATGEASMPIPQSVKVTFKGEMKSYMDFRDVVHATQQQMLKQFGGENVFQGRIIEVHIGTLTADQAFTFTDWTAEMKAKASICISEDDTLIESLEIAKGRIQIMIDKGMDNAKQVLKGLVEKAETRITELKTGIKPALRPDANAKYEAEVVIDLDQIVEPMIADPDVNNDDVSKRYTHDVIRPLSFYGGTKQVDLGFVGSCMVHKGDMKILAQMLKNIEKQKGKVEFKAPLVVAPPTYNIVDELKAEGDWEVLQKYSGFEFDDNDPKAVARTGYENMLYLERPGCNLCMGNQEKAEPGDTVMATSTRLFQGRVVKDSGEKKGESLLSSTPVVVLSTILGRTPNLAEYQEAVEGINLTKFKPSSKLLSV, encoded by the coding sequence ATGAACACATATAACGATTACATCAAAGAAATTGAAGAGCGTAAGGCGCAAGGACTTCATCCTAAACCAATTGATGGCGCTGAATTATTAAGCGAAATCATTGCGCAAATTAAAGATTTAGATAATGAGTATAGAGAAGATTCTCTTAACTTTTTTATCTACAATGTTTTACCGGGTACAACAAGTGCCGCTGGTGTTAAAGCAAAGTTTTTAAAAGAAATTATTTTAGGAGAAACAGCAGTTAAGGAAATTACACCTGCTTTTGCATTAGAGCAATTATCGCACATGAAGGGTGGACCTTCTATTGAAGTGTTGTTAGATTTAGCTTTAGGTTCAGATGAAGCTATCGCAAAAGATGCAGCAGCTGTTTTAAAAACGCAAGTATTCCTTTACGAAGCAGATACAGCACGTATTGAAAAAGCATATAATGAAGGAAGCGCAATTGCGAAAGATTTATTAGAAAGCTACGCGAAAGCAGAGTTTTTTACTAAGCTTCCAGAAATAGACGAAAAAATAGACGTGGTAACATTTATCGCAGGAGTTGGTGATATCTCAACAGATTTATTATCTCCAGGTGGTGATGCACACTCGCGTTCAGATAGAGAATTACACGGTCAGTGTTTATTCGAACACAATAAAGAACAACAAGCTGAATTAAAAGCCTTACAAGCACAACATCCAGATAAACGTGTGATGTTAATTGCCGAAAAAGGAACAATGGGTGTTGGATCTTCTAGAATGTCAGGTGTTAACAACGTGGCGTTATGGACTGGTATTAAAGCTAGCCCGTATGTACCATTTATCAATATAGCACCAGTAATTGCTGGAACAAACGGAATTTCACCAATTTTCTTAACTACAGTTGGTGTTACAGGAGGTATTGGTTTAGATCTTAAAAACTGGGTGCAACAAAAAGATGCAGACGGAAACACGATCCGTGACGAAGAAGGAGAACCTATCTTAAAAGAAGAGTACTCTGTTGCAACAGGAACGGTACTTACTATTAATACAAAAGAGAAAAAATTATATAACGGCGATACCGTTTTAAAAGATATTTCTGCAGCATTTACACCACAAAAAATGGAGTTTATGAAAGCAGGTGGATCTTACGCTGTGGTATTCGGTAAGAAATTACAAACCATTGCTTCTAAAATATTAGGTATAGATATTGTACCAGTATATGCAACATCAAAAGAAATTTCTATAGAAGGACAAGGGCTTACAGCTGTTGAGAAAATATTCAACAAAAATGCAGTAGGAACAACGCCAGGGAAAGTATTACATGCAGGTTCAGACGTTCGTGTAGAAGTTAATATTGTAGGGTCTCAAGATACTACAGGATTAATGACTTCTCAAGAATTAGAGATGATGGCTGCTACAGTAATTTCTCCAATTGTAGATGGAGCTTACCAATCAGGATGTCATACAGCATCTGTATGGGATAATAAATCTAAAGCGAACATACCAAGATTAATGAGCTTTATGAACGACTTTGGTTTAATTACTGGTCGTGATCCTAAAGGGAAATATTTCCCAATGACAGATGTTATTCATAAAGTACTTAACGATATTACAGTAGGGGATTGGGACATCATTATTGGTGGAGATTCTCATACACGTATGTCTAAAGGTGTGGCTTTCGGAGCAGATTCAGGAACGGTGGCTTTAGCATTAGCTACAGGTGAGGCTTCTATGCCAATTCCACAGTCGGTTAAAGTAACCTTTAAAGGTGAAATGAAATCGTATATGGATTTCCGTGATGTGGTACACGCAACGCAACAACAAATGTTGAAGCAATTTGGTGGTGAAAACGTATTCCAAGGACGAATCATCGAGGTTCATATTGGAACATTAACTGCCGATCAAGCTTTTACATTTACAGATTGGACTGCAGAAATGAAAGCTAAGGCGTCTATCTGTATTTCTGAAGACGATACTTTAATCGAATCTTTAGAGATAGCAAAAGGTCGTATCCAAATCATGATTGATAAAGGAATGGACAACGCAAAACAAGTACTTAAAGGGCTTGTTGAAAAAGCAGAAACTAGAATCACTGAGCTTAAAACTGGAATTAAACCAGCGTTAAGACCAGATGCTAATGCAAAATATGAAGCAGAAGTTGTAATTGATTTAGATCAAATCGTTGAACCAATGATCGCTGATCCAGATGTAAATAACGACGATGTTTCTAAACGTTATACTCACGATGTTATTAGACCATTATCTTTCTACGGCGGAACTAAGCAGGTAGATTTAGGATTCGTTGGATCTTGTATGGTACATAAAGGTGATATGAAAATATTAGCTCAGATGTTAAAAAACATTGAGAAGCAAAAAGGAAAAGTAGAGTTTAAAGCACCTCTAGTAGTGGCGCCTCCAACTTACAATATTGTAGACGAGTTAAAAGCAGAAGGAGACTGGGAAGTATTACAAAAATATTCTGGTTTCGAATTCGATGATAATGATCCAAAAGCAGTAGCGCGTACAGGATACGAAAACATGCTATATTTAGAGCGTCCAGGGTGTAACCTTTGTATGGGTAACCAAGAAAAGGCAGAACCAGGCGATACAGTAATGGCAACATCTACGCGTTTATTCCAAGGACGTGTGGTTAAGGATTCTGGAGAGAAAAAAGGAGAGTCTTTATTATCTTCAACTCCAGTAGTTGTATTATCTACAATTTTAGGTAGAACACCTAATTTAGCAGAATACCAAGAAGCTGTAGAAGGTATCAATTTAACGAAGTTTAAACCTTCAAGTAAGTTATTGTCTGTATAA
- a CDS encoding peptidylprolyl isomerase: protein MQLRTNNLKSIINLKQALFLSFILCVNGMFAQEIIPDEVADTKPEAVVQPKKVGKLGVSPGAKKIDGVAAVIGEYIVLESDVDNTILQLKAQGVNTDDFTDCELFGKLLEDKLYSHQAIQDSIIVSDIEIHSFVEQQVQRFLQQTNGSMDALLKLYNKEDEKSFRDEMFEINKSQKLAQLMQEKIVEEVEITPEEVREFFNKIPEDERPTFGTELRVAQIVVEPEVTEEEKQKVIDRLKEMKADVIENGASFRSKVVLYTDDAASRGNGGLYTLNRKQPKMVKEFRQVAFSLEEGEISEPFATEYGYHIIYLEKIRGQEYDVRHVLLMPKVSDEEIKKAKEKIDKVRQELVDEEITFEEAAKKYSDEKETKFDGGQLINPATQDYNFELTKMDPELYAQIQSLKDNEISLVLKDEDRTGRIKFKVLTVTDRVDEHVANYAQDYLKIKELALDEKRLNAIEKWQEETIGDTYIKISGDYRDCDFASNWLKK from the coding sequence ATGCAATTAAGAACAAACAATTTGAAATCTATAATTAACCTTAAACAGGCTTTATTTTTAAGCTTTATCCTTTGTGTAAATGGTATGTTTGCACAAGAAATTATTCCAGACGAAGTTGCCGATACAAAACCAGAAGCAGTGGTTCAGCCAAAAAAAGTTGGAAAATTAGGAGTTTCTCCTGGAGCTAAAAAAATTGATGGTGTTGCAGCAGTAATCGGAGAATATATTGTTCTGGAATCTGATGTAGATAATACCATCTTACAATTAAAAGCTCAAGGTGTAAATACAGACGATTTTACAGACTGTGAATTGTTTGGAAAACTTCTTGAAGATAAATTGTACTCTCATCAAGCAATTCAAGATAGTATTATTGTTTCTGATATTGAAATTCATTCATTTGTTGAGCAACAAGTTCAACGCTTTTTACAACAAACCAATGGGTCTATGGATGCCTTATTAAAATTATATAATAAGGAAGACGAAAAAAGTTTTAGAGACGAAATGTTTGAAATAAACAAGAGTCAGAAACTAGCTCAATTAATGCAAGAGAAAATTGTTGAAGAAGTAGAAATTACACCAGAAGAAGTTCGTGAATTTTTCAATAAAATTCCTGAAGACGAACGTCCAACATTTGGTACAGAATTACGCGTTGCACAAATTGTTGTAGAGCCAGAAGTTACTGAAGAAGAAAAGCAAAAAGTAATAGATCGTTTAAAAGAAATGAAAGCCGATGTTATAGAAAACGGCGCGAGTTTTAGATCTAAAGTTGTGTTGTATACAGACGATGCTGCTTCTAGAGGTAATGGTGGTTTATACACATTAAACCGTAAGCAACCAAAAATGGTAAAAGAGTTTAGACAAGTTGCTTTTTCTTTAGAAGAGGGTGAAATTTCAGAGCCTTTTGCTACAGAGTACGGGTATCATATTATTTATCTAGAAAAAATTAGAGGTCAAGAATATGATGTTCGTCACGTATTGTTGATGCCTAAAGTATCTGATGAAGAAATAAAAAAGGCTAAAGAGAAAATTGATAAAGTAAGACAAGAACTAGTAGACGAAGAAATTACTTTCGAAGAAGCGGCTAAAAAATATAGTGACGAGAAAGAAACTAAATTTGATGGCGGACAATTGATTAATCCAGCGACTCAAGATTATAATTTTGAATTAACAAAAATGGATCCAGAATTATACGCACAAATTCAGAGTTTAAAAGACAACGAAATTAGCTTGGTTTTAAAAGACGAAGATCGTACTGGACGTATTAAATTTAAAGTGCTTACTGTTACAGATCGTGTAGATGAGCACGTTGCAAACTATGCTCAAGATTATCTTAAAATTAAAGAATTAGCTTTAGATGAAAAACGTTTAAACGCTATCGAAAAATGGCAAGAAGAAACTATTGGAGATACTTATATTAAAATAAGTGGTGATTATAGAGATTGTGATTTTGCTAGTAACTGGTTAAAAAAATAA
- a CDS encoding AAA family ATPase, which translates to MSDVAAVEQFVKKFAALKSEISKVIIGQDQVVEQILISIFSGGHALLIGVPGLAKTLMVNTISQALGLDFKRIQFTPDLMPSDILGSEILDESRNFKFIKGPIFSNIVLADEINRTPPKTQAALLEAMQERSVTVAGQHYKLSLPYFVLATQNPIEQEGTYPLPEAQLDRFMFAIHLGYPSFQEEVDVVKATTTDQSITVNPLFNASEIVDFQKLIRRVPVADNVIEYAVRMVGKTRPDAESVTDLVKNYLDWGAGPRASQNLILAAKTHAVIRGKFSPDIEDVQAVALGVLRHRIIKNYKAEAEGVSESDIIKSLF; encoded by the coding sequence ATGTCAGACGTTGCTGCTGTAGAACAATTTGTTAAGAAATTTGCTGCTTTAAAATCCGAAATATCTAAGGTTATAATTGGCCAAGATCAAGTGGTCGAGCAAATATTGATTTCAATTTTTTCTGGAGGTCACGCCTTACTAATAGGTGTGCCTGGTTTAGCAAAAACGTTAATGGTAAATACCATTTCTCAAGCATTAGGTCTAGATTTTAAACGAATACAGTTTACACCAGATTTAATGCCCAGCGATATTTTAGGAAGCGAAATTCTAGACGAAAGCAGAAATTTTAAATTCATTAAAGGCCCTATTTTTTCGAACATTGTATTAGCCGACGAAATAAATAGAACACCTCCAAAAACACAGGCAGCCTTATTAGAGGCCATGCAGGAACGTTCTGTAACAGTTGCAGGACAGCATTATAAATTAAGTTTGCCTTATTTTGTGTTAGCTACACAAAACCCTATTGAGCAGGAAGGAACCTATCCGTTACCAGAAGCACAATTAGACCGTTTTATGTTTGCTATTCATTTAGGTTATCCATCATTTCAAGAAGAAGTAGATGTGGTTAAAGCTACAACTACAGATCAATCTATTACAGTCAATCCATTATTTAATGCCAGTGAAATTGTCGATTTTCAGAAACTAATTCGCCGTGTTCCTGTTGCAGATAATGTGATTGAGTATGCTGTACGTATGGTTGGAAAAACCAGACCAGATGCCGAATCTGTGACAGATTTAGTTAAAAATTATCTCGATTGGGGCGCAGGACCAAGAGCATCTCAAAATCTTATTCTCGCTGCAAAAACACATGCGGTAATTCGAGGTAAGTTTTCTCCAGATATTGAAGATGTTCAAGCCGTTGCTTTAGGTGTTTTAAGACATCGCATTATTAAGAACTATAAAGCAGAAGCAGAAGGTGTATCAGAATCAGATATTATTAAAAGTTTATTTTAA
- a CDS encoding Crp/Fnr family transcriptional regulator: MSTVWFFEDVNLFKMLCPHKFKAYKKDHAFKAYKKKDYIYFEEDASNKIFLIEQGKVKIGYYNEDGEEIVKAILAKGELFGEKAILGEAKREEFAQSLDNTTSICPIGVETMYDLMRNNQSFSFKVYKFIGLKFKKLERRLQLLLFKDSKTRLKEFIDELCADSGYSCPNTGDTIICHHYTQSDIASLIGTSRPTLNILLNELKEENYLEFHRKEIRILKKAA, encoded by the coding sequence ATGAGCACAGTCTGGTTTTTTGAAGATGTCAATTTATTTAAAATGTTGTGCCCTCATAAGTTTAAAGCTTATAAAAAAGATCATGCATTTAAAGCATACAAGAAAAAAGATTATATCTATTTTGAAGAAGATGCTTCTAATAAAATCTTTTTGATTGAACAAGGCAAAGTGAAAATCGGATATTATAATGAAGATGGCGAGGAAATTGTCAAAGCCATTTTAGCTAAAGGCGAACTTTTTGGAGAAAAAGCCATCTTAGGTGAAGCTAAACGCGAAGAATTTGCACAGTCTCTAGATAATACTACATCAATTTGTCCTATAGGCGTGGAGACCATGTACGATTTAATGCGAAATAATCAATCGTTTAGTTTTAAAGTCTATAAGTTTATCGGACTAAAATTTAAAAAACTAGAACGCAGATTGCAATTGTTATTGTTTAAAGATTCTAAAACACGATTAAAAGAATTTATTGACGAGTTGTGTGCAGACTCAGGATATAGCTGTCCTAATACAGGAGATACAATTATATGTCATCATTATACACAAAGTGATATTGCTTCACTAATTGGGACTTCAAGACCAACTTTAAATATTCTTCTTAACGAACTTAAAGAGGAAAATTATCTAGAATTTCATCGTAAAGAAATCAGAATACTAAAAAAAGCAGCATAA
- a CDS encoding aconitate hydratase, with translation MAFDIDMIKSVYSQISERVDKAREVVGTPLTLSEKILYSHLWDGVSNKAFVRGKDYVDFAPDRIACQDATAQMALLQFMQAGKDNVAVPTTVHCDHLIQAKEGASTDLKHANDVSSEVFKFLESVSNKYGIGFWKPGAGIIHQVVLENYAFPGGMMIGTDSHTVNAGGLGMVAIGVGGADAVDVMAGMAWELKFPKLIGVKLTGKLTGWTAPKDVILKVAEILTVKGGTGAIVEYFGEGATSMSCTGKGTICNMGAEIGATTSTFGYDESMERYLRATERADVADAANEVKEYLTADPEVYANPEQYFDEVIEINLSELGPLLNGPFTPDLSTTVGAAMTEKAKANDWPIKVEWGLIGSCTNSSYEDLSRASSIAQQALDKKLKTKAEFGINPGSEKVRYTTERDGILEIFEKLDATIFTNACGPCIGQWARYSDPKNAPKNSIIHSFNRNFAKRADGNPNTHAFVASPEMVAAIAIAGRLDFNPLTDKLINEDGEEVMFDEPTGWELPPKGFEVKDNGYLAPDEDGSNVVVSVDPDSERLQLLEPFTPIGDSITGAKLLIKAFGKCTTDHISMAGPWLRFRGHLDNISNNCLIGAVNAYNKKTNFVKNQFTGDYAGVPDTAREYKAAGIKSIVVGDHNYGEGSSREHAAMEPRHLGVAAVLVKSFARIHETNLKKQGMLGLTFANEEDYDLIQEDDVINFLDLNEFAPDKPLSIEFVHADGTKDVILANHTYNAAQIAWYNEGSALNLIKKENASA, from the coding sequence ATGGCATTCGATATTGATATGATTAAGAGCGTTTACAGTCAGATTTCTGAACGTGTAGACAAAGCAAGAGAGGTAGTAGGAACACCATTAACACTATCTGAAAAGATTTTATATTCTCACCTCTGGGATGGGGTTTCTAATAAAGCATTTGTTAGGGGGAAGGACTACGTAGATTTCGCACCAGATCGTATCGCTTGTCAGGATGCTACGGCACAAATGGCATTATTGCAATTTATGCAAGCCGGAAAAGATAACGTAGCTGTACCAACAACTGTACATTGCGATCACCTAATTCAAGCTAAAGAAGGCGCTTCAACAGATTTAAAACACGCAAACGATGTAAGTAGCGAAGTATTTAAATTTTTAGAATCGGTGTCTAATAAATATGGTATCGGATTCTGGAAACCAGGAGCAGGTATTATTCATCAAGTTGTTTTAGAAAATTATGCATTCCCAGGAGGAATGATGATTGGTACCGATTCTCACACTGTAAATGCCGGTGGATTAGGAATGGTAGCCATTGGAGTAGGTGGTGCCGATGCTGTAGATGTTATGGCAGGTATGGCTTGGGAATTAAAATTCCCTAAATTAATAGGTGTGAAGTTAACCGGAAAACTTACAGGTTGGACTGCGCCTAAAGATGTTATTTTAAAAGTGGCAGAAATTCTTACCGTTAAAGGAGGAACAGGTGCTATTGTAGAATATTTTGGTGAAGGTGCAACGTCTATGTCGTGTACTGGAAAAGGAACCATTTGTAATATGGGTGCCGAAATTGGAGCAACAACTTCTACTTTTGGTTACGACGAGTCTATGGAGCGTTATTTACGTGCTACAGAACGTGCCGATGTTGCAGATGCTGCAAATGAAGTAAAAGAGTATCTAACTGCAGATCCAGAAGTGTATGCTAACCCAGAACAATATTTTGATGAAGTTATTGAAATTAATTTATCTGAATTAGGACCATTATTAAACGGGCCATTTACACCGGATTTATCGACTACCGTAGGTGCTGCAATGACTGAAAAAGCCAAAGCTAACGATTGGCCAATAAAAGTAGAATGGGGATTAATCGGGTCGTGTACGAACTCGTCTTACGAAGATTTATCTCGTGCTTCTTCTATAGCGCAACAAGCTTTAGATAAAAAATTAAAAACAAAAGCAGAATTTGGTATCAATCCAGGTTCAGAAAAAGTAAGATATACCACAGAGCGTGACGGGATTCTTGAAATTTTCGAGAAATTAGATGCTACAATATTTACGAATGCTTGCGGACCATGTATTGGACAGTGGGCAAGATATAGCGATCCTAAAAACGCACCCAAAAACAGTATCATTCACTCGTTTAACAGAAACTTTGCTAAGCGTGCCGATGGAAATCCAAATACACACGCCTTTGTAGCCTCTCCAGAAATGGTTGCTGCCATTGCGATTGCGGGACGTTTAGACTTTAATCCGTTAACAGATAAGTTAATTAATGAGGATGGAGAAGAAGTGATGTTCGATGAACCAACAGGATGGGAATTACCACCTAAAGGTTTCGAAGTAAAAGACAACGGATATTTAGCTCCAGACGAAGATGGTAGCAATGTTGTGGTATCTGTAGATCCAGATTCAGAGCGTTTACAATTGCTAGAGCCTTTTACTCCAATAGGAGATTCTATTACTGGCGCTAAATTATTAATTAAAGCTTTCGGAAAATGTACCACAGACCATATTTCTATGGCAGGACCATGGTTGCGTTTCCGTGGACATTTAGATAATATTTCTAATAACTGTTTAATTGGTGCTGTAAATGCATATAATAAAAAGACCAATTTTGTTAAAAATCAATTTACAGGAGATTATGCAGGAGTTCCAGACACAGCTCGTGAATATAAAGCGGCAGGTATTAAATCTATAGTAGTTGGAGATCATAACTATGGAGAAGGATCATCTCGTGAACATGCGGCTATGGAGCCTCGTCATTTAGGGGTAGCTGCTGTATTGGTAAAATCTTTTGCGCGTATTCATGAAACAAACCTTAAGAAACAAGGGATGCTAGGATTAACGTTTGCAAACGAAGAAGATTACGATTTAATTCAGGAAGACGATGTAATCAATTTCTTAGATTTAAATGAATTTGCTCCAGATAAACCTCTTTCTATAGAATTTGTACATGCAGATGGAACTAAAGATGTCATTTTAGCGAATCACACTTATAATGCAGCTCAAATTGCATGGTATAATGAAGGTTCTGCATTAAACTTAATTAAAAAGGAAAATGCTTCAGCATAA
- a CDS encoding peptidylprolyl isomerase translates to MKLKSVLLLLLLTVSFISTAQIAADDILFSVDDTPVYASEFVRVYNKNLDLVKDESQKDVDAYLQLFINYKLKLAEAKALKLDQKTSYQKELKSYRNQLAQNYLTDNTVTDELVEEAYTRLKTDVKARHILVKIDANASPSDTLAAYMKIVKLRKRLIDEGFEKVSKDVHDGKELFVEDLGYFSAFRMVYSFENAAYNTQVGDVSQPFRTRFGYHVVQVLDKRPARGTVKVAHIMVDKNKPGDTISNPEARINDIYKKLNQGESFESLAKQFSEDKSSSDRGGELAPFSMGQLSSNEFEEAAFNLVVVGEVSEPFKTDFGWHIVKLLDKKPVPPFEEIKAELEDKVKQDTRSERINETRIQDLKDKYKVTEKQDALPYFVKILNKKYYTNTWELPSNFTGDKELLKLGTKSIMYRDFGTFLKDRQMLFSDKVPYSTIVDINYKAFLDQELKIYQEANLENEYPEFADIVGEYRDGLLLFDLMETEIWNAGISDTIAVKAYYNSHKEDYIWNSRIDAVVAASVEKKVVKKVAKLLKKNVPLEDIKAKYNVNDEIHVIFTSGILEKNHQSLPESFEFKTGISDIYEFNDGYIVAKVNTVLPQSPKSYEEAKGNVISDFQANKEDLWMQELHAKYTVTVNESVLTEVRNEINNQ, encoded by the coding sequence ATGAAATTGAAATCCGTTTTGTTGTTGCTATTACTTACTGTTTCTTTTATTAGCACAGCACAGATAGCAGCAGACGATATACTTTTTTCTGTAGATGATACGCCAGTATATGCATCAGAATTTGTAAGAGTTTATAATAAAAATTTAGACTTAGTAAAAGACGAATCTCAGAAGGATGTAGATGCTTATCTGCAATTATTCATCAATTATAAATTAAAGTTAGCCGAAGCAAAAGCCTTAAAGCTAGACCAAAAAACTTCTTACCAAAAGGAACTTAAATCCTATAGAAATCAACTAGCACAAAATTATTTAACCGATAATACCGTGACCGATGAGTTGGTTGAAGAAGCCTATACACGATTAAAAACAGATGTAAAAGCTCGACATATTTTAGTGAAGATAGATGCCAATGCTAGTCCTAGCGATACGCTTGCGGCTTACATGAAAATCGTTAAATTAAGAAAACGTTTAATTGATGAAGGTTTCGAAAAAGTAAGCAAAGATGTACATGACGGGAAAGAACTTTTCGTTGAAGATTTAGGATATTTCTCTGCTTTTAGAATGGTTTATAGTTTTGAAAACGCAGCGTACAACACACAAGTAGGTGACGTGTCTCAGCCGTTTAGAACACGATTTGGTTATCATGTTGTACAAGTTCTCGATAAACGTCCCGCTAGAGGAACTGTAAAAGTGGCTCATATAATGGTTGATAAAAATAAACCTGGCGATACCATTTCTAATCCAGAAGCTAGAATTAACGATATTTATAAAAAATTAAATCAAGGTGAAAGTTTTGAGAGTTTGGCGAAACAATTTTCAGAAGATAAAAGTTCTTCCGATCGAGGTGGCGAATTGGCGCCGTTCTCTATGGGGCAATTATCATCTAACGAATTTGAAGAAGCTGCATTTAATTTAGTTGTTGTAGGTGAGGTTTCAGAACCTTTTAAAACAGATTTTGGATGGCATATTGTTAAATTATTAGACAAGAAACCTGTACCACCCTTCGAAGAAATAAAAGCAGAACTAGAAGATAAAGTAAAACAAGATACAAGGTCTGAACGAATTAACGAAACTCGTATTCAGGATTTAAAAGACAAATATAAGGTAACAGAAAAGCAAGATGCATTACCATATTTCGTTAAAATTTTAAACAAAAAGTACTACACTAACACTTGGGAGTTGCCTTCTAATTTTACAGGAGATAAAGAACTTTTAAAATTAGGAACGAAATCTATTATGTATCGTGATTTCGGAACATTTTTAAAAGACCGCCAAATGTTATTTTCAGACAAAGTCCCATATTCTACTATTGTAGATATTAATTATAAAGCGTTTTTAGACCAAGAATTAAAAATCTACCAAGAAGCAAATTTAGAAAATGAATATCCTGAGTTTGCAGATATTGTTGGCGAGTATAGAGATGGTTTATTATTGTTTGATTTAATGGAAACTGAAATTTGGAATGCAGGGATTTCTGATACCATAGCAGTAAAAGCGTATTACAATTCGCATAAAGAAGATTACATTTGGAATAGCCGAATTGATGCTGTTGTTGCGGCTTCTGTAGAAAAGAAGGTTGTAAAAAAAGTAGCGAAACTGTTAAAAAAGAATGTACCTTTAGAAGACATTAAAGCAAAGTATAATGTTAACGACGAAATTCACGTTATTTTTACTTCAGGAATTTTAGAAAAGAACCATCAGAGTCTTCCTGAATCTTTTGAATTTAAAACAGGAATTTCAGATATATACGAGTTTAATGATGGTTATATTGTTGCTAAAGTAAATACAGTGCTTCCACAATCTCCCAAATCTTACGAAGAAGCAAAAGGCAATGTAATTAGTGATTTTCAAGCAAACAAAGAAGATCTTTGGATGCAAGAATTACATGCTAAATATACTGTTACTGTTAACGAAAGTGTGTTAACCGAAGTAAGAAACGAAATTAATAATCAATAG